One stretch of Urocitellus parryii isolate mUroPar1 chromosome 12, mUroPar1.hap1, whole genome shotgun sequence DNA includes these proteins:
- the LOC144249762 gene encoding mitoregulin-like yields the protein MAEVSESTLQVSVLVAFASGVLLGWQANRLRRRYLDWRKRRLQDKLATTQKKLDLA from the coding sequence ATGGCGGAAGTGTCGGAGAGCACGCTGCAGGTGTCGGTGCTGGTGGCTTTCGCCTCCGGAGTGCTCCTCGGCTGGCAGGCGAACCGGCTAAGGAGGCGCTACCTGGACTGGAGGAAGCGGAGGCTGCAGGACAAGCTGGCGACTACGCAGAAGAAGCTGGACCTGGCCTGA
- the LOC144249759 gene encoding nephrocystin-1-like isoform X1, producing the protein MRARAWLPRPPARGGVAEEMLPRGPRDPLQAVRRLSQELKQQVSAVNVRRCLTLAQRRRPCCTLGGCDGGHVGEDAAGVGAGGFRLRSARRLPGEPAKEAQPGLEEAEAAGQAGEDAEEAGPGLKQQVDSLLSESRLKEALESYKSRDIYQRCIQLKQAIDGNKNVLQKLRKVDESAPVGNYNQRKEEEQNFLDKLTQQLQALAVTTSREHRTETDVLTDKEEDEDSSEEDEEDEDDDEMEESGGEEEESEEEEEQENESPKQTSRKYIALGDFTAQQVGDLTFKEKFFL; encoded by the exons ATGCGCGCGCGCGCCTGGCTCCCTCGCCCTCCCGCCCGCGGAGGCGTGGCCGAGGAGATGCTGCCGCGCGGGCCGCGGGATCCGCTGCAGGCGGTGCGGCGTCTCAGTCAGGAGCTGAAGCAGCAG GTGTCCGCTGTGAACGTGCGGCGATGCTTGACCCTCGCGCAGCGCCGTAGGCCGTGCTGTACGCTGGGCGGCTGCGATGGCGGACATGTCGGAGAGGACGCTGCAGGTGTCGGTGCTGGTGGCTTTCGCCTCCGGAGTGCTCGTCGGCTGCCAGGCGAACCGGCTAAGGAGGCGCAACCTGGActggaggaagcagaggctgCAGGACAAGCTGGCGAAGACGCAGAAGAAGCTGGACCTGGCCTGAAGCAGCAG GTTGATAGTCTGCTTTCTGAGAGCCGATTGAAAGAAGCTCTAGAATCTTATAAAAGTCGAGATATTTACCAAAG atgtaTCCAGTTAAAACAGGCAATAGATgggaataaaaatgttcttcaaaagCTAAGAAAA GTGGATGAGTCTGCACCTGTCGGGAACTATAatcagagaaaggaggaggagcagaattTTCTGGACAAGCTCACTCAACAGCTGCAGGCGCTTGCTGTGACCACAAGCAGAGAACATAGAACTGA AACTGATGTGCTTACTGACAAAGAGGAAGATGAGGATTCTTctgaggaagatgaagaagatgaagatgatgacGAAATGGAAGAAAGTggtggagaggaagaagaatcagaagaggaagaggaacaagAAAATGAATCTCCTAAACAAACAAGTAGAAAATACATTGCTCTTGGAGATTTTACTGCTCAGCAAGTTGGGGACCTTACATTTAAG GAGAAATTCTTCTTGTAA
- the LOC144249759 gene encoding mitoregulin-like isoform X2, whose amino-acid sequence MADMSERTLQVSVLVAFASGVLVGCQANRLRRRNLDWRKQRLQDKLAKTQKKLDLA is encoded by the coding sequence ATGGCGGACATGTCGGAGAGGACGCTGCAGGTGTCGGTGCTGGTGGCTTTCGCCTCCGGAGTGCTCGTCGGCTGCCAGGCGAACCGGCTAAGGAGGCGCAACCTGGActggaggaagcagaggctgCAGGACAAGCTGGCGAAGACGCAGAAGAAGCTGGACCTGGCCTGA
- the LOC144249761 gene encoding nephrocystin-1-like, with translation MASQLAFRDLMWDAKTGTIKSRPSRVSLILTLWSCKMIPLPGTSIQVLSRHVRLCLFDGSKVLSNIHTVRATWQPQKPKTWAFSPQSAGERGELSCGWVFLRLFDASGVPIPAKTYELFLNGGTPYEKGVEVDPSVSRRAQGSVFQQMMTMRRQPQLLVKLRSLTQRSRSMLRCVPLQVASALGPPCLAVSCQLLFPPLIIFAKEQKRNRKIIKLSIIYSSLPLSSMTDLVINPSATLEQMRLTNAWAYLQGNLFLLILFGFIGQENVF, from the exons ATGGCGTCACAGCTGGCCTTCAGAGATCTGATGTGGGACGCGAAGACAGGCACT attaaGTCAAGGCCAAGTCGTGTTTCCTTGATCCTCACCCTGTGGAGCTGTAAGATGATTCCTCTCCCAGGAACGAGCATCCAGGTGCTCAGCAGACATGTTCGCCTCTGTCTGTTTGATGGCAGTAAG GTCCTGAGCAACATTCACACTGTGAGGGCCACGTGGCAACCCCAAAAGCCCAAAACCTGGGCCTTTTCTCCCCAG TCAGCGGGTGAGAGAGGAGAGTTAAGTTGCGGCTGGGTGTTTCTCAGGCTCTTCGATGCCAGTGGCGTTCCGATACCAGCAAA AACTTACGAGCTCTTCTTGAATGGTGGCACTCCTTATGAAAAAGGTGTTGAAGTGGACCCTTCAGTGTCCAGAAGAG CGCAAGGCAGTGTTTTCCAGCAGATGATGACCATGCGGAGGCAGCCTCAACTCCTGGTGAAACTGAGGTCTCTCACCCAAAGGTCACGGAGCATGCTCAGGTGCGTCCCGCTCCAGGTGGCATCTGCCTTGGGTCCCCCCTGCTTGGCTGTCTCTTGTCAGTTACTTTTTCCCCCATTAATTATTTTTGCCAAAGagcagaagagaaatagaaaaataataaagcttagCATCATTTACTCTTCTTTACCACTTAGCTCAATGACAGACTTGGTAATAAATCCTTCAGCTACTTTGGAACAAATGAGACTTACCAATGCTTGGGCCTATCTTCAGGGAAAtctttttttacttattctttttggttttataggacaggagaatgtattttga